One part of the Pseudoliparis swirei isolate HS2019 ecotype Mariana Trench chromosome 6, NWPU_hadal_v1, whole genome shotgun sequence genome encodes these proteins:
- the aagab gene encoding alpha- and gamma-adaptin-binding protein p34 isoform X2 — protein sequence MIKMSTTEEEETEMPIPCVVITSCDGGFKEEELIKHILSSKTLPEPIKREETVDWYPWTIDNKYYTADVRLCVVPSTFHMSPEIAQSMQAFIAYFDSSAKDGLEKLLPWISAVEDLSPEVLILVCERVCENGVTRHEAQQWCLAHSFELVELSPQELPDEDDDFPESTGVKRIVQALNANVWSSVEMKDGHNQGFGLISTLVAARHNNPHSRQDPQSSSLPVEESRVSEETNHTESSGNPETQGNTVVDAMTDLDIQELANLTAGDADVDNFERLFSKLKEMKDKASSLPHEQRKVHAEKVAKAFWTAIGGDDDEIDGLSSGEES from the exons ATGATAAAAATGTCAactacagaagaagaagaaacggagATGCCTATTCCATGTGTGGTCATCACAAGCTGTGACGGTGGTTTTAAAGAAGAAGAGCTGATAAAAC ATATCCTCAGTTCGAAGACTTTACCCGAGCCGATCAAACGAGAAGAAACAGTAGACTGGTACCCATGGACCATCGACAACAAATATTATACAGCGGATGTCAGGCTATGCGTTGTGCCAAGCACCTTCCATATGTCACCGGAGATCGCCCAGTCCATGCAGGCTTTCATCGCTTATTTTGACAGTTCAGCG AAAGACGGTCTGGAAAAGCTACTTCCTTGGATATCTGCGGTGGAAGATCTTTCTCCAGAGGTGCTCATTCTAGTGTGTGAAAGAGTCTGTGAAAATG GGGTCACCAGACATGAAGCACAGCAGTGGTGTTTGGCTCATTCCTTCGAGCTGGTGGAGCTTAGTCCACAGGAATTGCCTGATGAGGATG ATGACTTTCCAGAATCCACAGGAGTAAAGAGAATTGTCCAGGCTCTCAATGCCAACGTGTGGTCCAGTGTAGAAATGAAGGATG GGCACAATCAGGGCTTCGGTCTGATAAGCACTTTGGTTGCCGCCAGACACAACAACCCACACAGCCGTCAAGATCCACAG TCTTCCAGTTTGCCAGTAGAGGAGTCGCGTGTCAGTGAGGAGACCAACCATACAGAAAGTAGTGGAAACCCAGAGACACAGGGAAACACAGTTGTTG ATGCAATGACTGATTTGGACATTCAAGAACTCGCTAATCTCACTGCTGGAGATGCAGATGTGGATAACTTTGAACGTCTCTTCAGCAAATTAAAAGAGATGAAAG ACAAAGCGTCTTCATTACCTCATGAGCAGAGAAAGGTTCATGCAGAGAAG GTAGCAAAAGCGTTTTGGACAGCCATCGGTGGTGATGACGATGAGATAGACGGGTTATCATCGGGAGAGGAAAGCTAA
- the aagab gene encoding alpha- and gamma-adaptin-binding protein p34 isoform X1, with amino-acid sequence MIKMSTTEEEETEMPIPCVVITSCDGGFKEEELIKHILSSKTLPEPIKREETVDWYPWTIDNKYYTADVRLCVVPSTFHMSPEIAQSMQAFIAYFDSSAKDGLEKLLPWISAVEDLSPEVLILVCERVCENGVTRHEAQQWCLAHSFELVELSPQELPDEDDDFPESTGVKRIVQALNANVWSSVEMKDGHNQGFGLISTLVAARHNNPHSRQDPQQSSSLPVEESRVSEETNHTESSGNPETQGNTVVDAMTDLDIQELANLTAGDADVDNFERLFSKLKEMKDKASSLPHEQRKVHAEKVAKAFWTAIGGDDDEIDGLSSGEES; translated from the exons ATGATAAAAATGTCAactacagaagaagaagaaacggagATGCCTATTCCATGTGTGGTCATCACAAGCTGTGACGGTGGTTTTAAAGAAGAAGAGCTGATAAAAC ATATCCTCAGTTCGAAGACTTTACCCGAGCCGATCAAACGAGAAGAAACAGTAGACTGGTACCCATGGACCATCGACAACAAATATTATACAGCGGATGTCAGGCTATGCGTTGTGCCAAGCACCTTCCATATGTCACCGGAGATCGCCCAGTCCATGCAGGCTTTCATCGCTTATTTTGACAGTTCAGCG AAAGACGGTCTGGAAAAGCTACTTCCTTGGATATCTGCGGTGGAAGATCTTTCTCCAGAGGTGCTCATTCTAGTGTGTGAAAGAGTCTGTGAAAATG GGGTCACCAGACATGAAGCACAGCAGTGGTGTTTGGCTCATTCCTTCGAGCTGGTGGAGCTTAGTCCACAGGAATTGCCTGATGAGGATG ATGACTTTCCAGAATCCACAGGAGTAAAGAGAATTGTCCAGGCTCTCAATGCCAACGTGTGGTCCAGTGTAGAAATGAAGGATG GGCACAATCAGGGCTTCGGTCTGATAAGCACTTTGGTTGCCGCCAGACACAACAACCCACACAGCCGTCAAGATCCACAG CAGTCTTCCAGTTTGCCAGTAGAGGAGTCGCGTGTCAGTGAGGAGACCAACCATACAGAAAGTAGTGGAAACCCAGAGACACAGGGAAACACAGTTGTTG ATGCAATGACTGATTTGGACATTCAAGAACTCGCTAATCTCACTGCTGGAGATGCAGATGTGGATAACTTTGAACGTCTCTTCAGCAAATTAAAAGAGATGAAAG ACAAAGCGTCTTCATTACCTCATGAGCAGAGAAAGGTTCATGCAGAGAAG GTAGCAAAAGCGTTTTGGACAGCCATCGGTGGTGATGACGATGAGATAGACGGGTTATCATCGGGAGAGGAAAGCTAA
- the smad3b gene encoding mothers against decapentaplegic homolog 3b, with the protein MSILPFTPPIVKRLLGWKKGEQNGQEEKWCEKAVKSLVKKLKKTGQLDELEKAITTQNVNTKCINIPRSLDGRLQVSHRKGLPHVIYCRLWRWPDLQSHHELRAVDHCEFAFHTKKDDVCVNPYHYQMVETPILPPVLVPRHTDIPAEFPPLDDHSPSIPENTNFPAGIEPQSNYIPETPPPGYLSEDGETNDHQLNHSMDTGSPSLSPNPVSRTNSNLDLQPVTYCESAFWSSISYYELNQRVGETFHASQPSLTVDGFTDPSNSERFCLGLLSNVNRNSAVELTRRHIGRGVRLYYIGGEVFAECLSDSAIFVQSPNCNQRYGWHPATVCKIPPGCNLKIFNNQEFAALLAQSVNQGFEAVYQLTRMCTIRMSFVKGWGVEYRRQTVTSTPCWIELHLNGPLQWLDKVLTQMGSPSIHCSSVS; encoded by the exons ATGTCTATATTGCCGTTCACACCTCCAATCGTGAAGAGGCTTCTCGGCTGGAAGAAGGGAGAGCAGAACGGGCAGGAGGAGAAATGGTGCGAGAAGGCGGTCAAAAGTCTCGTGAAGAAGTTGAAGAAGACGGGACAGTTGGACGAGTTGGAGAAAGCCATCACGACACAGAACGTGAACACGAAATGCATCAACATCCCCAG ATCTTTAGATGGGCGTCTCCAGGTCTCCCACAGAAAGGGTCTTCCTCATGTCATCTACTGTCGCTTGTGGCGCTGGCCAGACCTGCAGTCCCACCATGAGCTGAGGGCTGTCGACCACTGTGAATTTGCCTTCCACACAAAGAAGGATGATGTCTGCGTCAACCCTTACCACTACCAGATGGTGGAGACGCCAA TTTTGCCTCCTGTCCTGGTACCACGGCATACAGATATCCCTGCAGAGTTTCCACCATTGGATGACCACAGTCCATCCATCCCTGAGAACACTAACTTTCCCGCTGGCATTGAGCCCCAGAGTAACTATATTCCTG AAACTCCACCACCAGGGTATCTGAGTGAGGATGGTGAGACAAATGATCACCAGCTCAACCACAGCATGGACACAG GTTCACCCAGCCTGTCACCCAACCCTGTGTCACGCACAAACAGTAATCTTG ACTTACAACCTGTGACATACTGTGAGTCGGCCTTTTGGAGCTCCATCTCCTACTATGAGCTGAACCAACGCGTAGGAGAGACCTTCCATGCCTCCCAGCCCTCCCTCACTGTCGACGGATTCACAGACCCATCCAACTCTGAACGCTTCTGTTTGGGCTTGCTGTCCAACGTCAACCGCAACTCGGCAGTAGAGCTCACTCGCAGACACATAG gaCGGGGCGTGAGGTTGTACTACATTGGAGGAGAGGTGTTCGCAGAGTGTCTCAGTGACAGTGCTATCTTTGTCCAGAGTCCTAACTGCAACCAGCGCTATGGCTGGCATCCTGCCACTGTCTGCAAAATACCTCCAG GCTGCAACCTGAAGATCTTCAACAACCAGGAGTTTGCTGCTCTGCTGGCCCAGTCAGTGAACCAGGGCTTTGAGGCCGTCTACCAGCTCACCAGAATGTGCACCATTCGCATGAGTTTTGTCAAGGGTTGGGGAGTCGAGTACAg ACGCCAGACAGTGACCAGCACCCCCTGCTGGATAGAACTGCATCTCAACGGCCCTTTGCAGTGGCTGGACAAGGTTCTCACACAGATGGGCTCTCCCAGCATCCACTGCTCCAGTGTGTCCTAG